From a single Rutidosis leptorrhynchoides isolate AG116_Rl617_1_P2 chromosome 5, CSIRO_AGI_Rlap_v1, whole genome shotgun sequence genomic region:
- the LOC139848401 gene encoding uncharacterized protein produces MATQMAGTAYFRSRLPLPLTQLPKMSRNGFRCSNTNDTPQLLKIVVSGTTEILRLFSSFNKNRLNEVVTEQTYETSASNVDDIIMILKSDYDDAYFVTGNFTSGIYAEDCIFEDPTIRFSGRKLYSRNLKLLVPFFEDASISLQSINKVVNGERESVMASWTLRTYLKLPWRPLISIDGRTVYDLDSQFKIGKHVESWSVTPLEAIGQIFTPSSRNAV; encoded by the exons ATGGCAACACAAATGGCGGGAACCGCGTACTTCCGTTCCCGGTTGCCGTTACCATTAACTCAACTACCAAAA ATGTCTCGTAACGGTTTTCGGTGCTCGAATACTAACGATACTCCGCAATTGTTGAAGATCGTTGTGAGTGGAACTACAGAGATCCTAAGGCTATTCTCTTCGTTCAACAAAAATCG ACTTAACGAAGTGGTTACCGAACAAACATACGAAACTTCTGCTAGTaatgttgatgatattattatgATATTGAAGTCGGATTATGATGATGCTTATTTTGTTACAG GAAATTTTACTTCTGGAATTTATGCAGAAGATTGTATCTTTGAAGATCCCACTATTCGATTCAGTG GTAGGAAGTTGTACTCACGCAACTTAAAATTGCTTGTACCTTTCTTTGAGGATGCATCAATCTCGTTACAAAGCATCAATAAG GTTGTGAATGGCGAAAGAGAGTCAGTAATGGCATCATGGACTCTAAG GACCTATCTTAAACTACCTTGGAGGCCTCTTATATCAATTGATGGCAGAACAGTCTATGATTTGGATAGTCAGTTTAAA ATCGGTAAGCATGTTGAGAGTTGGAGTGTTACCCCTCTTGAAGCAATCGGGCAGATTTTCACCCCCAGCTCTAGAAATGCTGTTTAA